In one Rutidosis leptorrhynchoides isolate AG116_Rl617_1_P2 chromosome 8, CSIRO_AGI_Rlap_v1, whole genome shotgun sequence genomic region, the following are encoded:
- the LOC139862682 gene encoding large ribosomal subunit protein bL28c-like, which translates to MALVTASSVQASTLCLSRPQSYAIKLKSNSNGVSSELGFVTSQLSGLKITFNQSLLQPTTISSTIKLPLQPVARRICPFTGKKSNRKNLVSHSNHKTKKLQFVNLQYKKIWWEAGKRFVKLRLSTKALKTIEKNGLDAVAKKAGIDLSKK; encoded by the exons ATGGCGTTAGTAACAGCGTCATCTGTACAAGCTTCTACTCTATGTTTGTCAAGACCACAATCTTATGCCATAAAATTGAAGTCAAACTCAAATGGGGTTTCATCAGAATTAGGGTTTGTTACTTCACAATTGAGTGGTCTCAAGATTACATTCAATCAAAGTCTTTTACAACCCACCACCATTTCTTCTACAATTAAGCTCCCTCTTCAACCTGTTGCTC GTAGAATCTGCCCTTTTACTGGAAAGAAATCAAACAGGAAAAATTTGGTTTCTCACTCGAACCATAAGACGAAGAAGTTGCAATTTGTGAACCTACAATACAAGAAAATATGGTGGGAGGCTGGAAAACGTTTCGTGAAGTTGCGTTTGTCAACCAAGGCATTAAAGACGATAGAGAAAAATGGGCTAGATGCTGTTGCAAAGAAAGCCGGTATTGATCTTAGCAAAAAGTAG
- the LOC139864730 gene encoding uncharacterized protein: protein MLHDVVHPPDQPPMEQASSPLSAQILEFCESELFQETIQNSDVASASNCCYEEQSSYAKDLSFPHEMIKYPASVSTTAPATDNGNCNFGTVLDEKLIENDISLPLDFSNLPQYPFSNQDQFDLSLLQNNLSLTNNGPIPQYSHTNDQTNVLSMMGPIVCEDDCLSSMQPSKCMLTNNSSSHNDCFLDHPYLPLTNTNPLLSVESCSIFNGNMLLPNEIQTHDLDFQGDSASIVCQDPLSRPYNSTELQALSNDSQHLVNNGSSSCNPALAPPEITSLESETFRVANKLTSEERKEKINRYMKKRHERNFSKKIKYACRKTLADSRPRVRGRFAKNDEFGEHHIRNPHEEDTEEDVKSMHVVVKEEDKLDASDIFAHISGMNSFRCNYPIQSWI from the exons ATGTTGCACGACGTTGTACATCCGCCTGACCAGCCTCCAATG GAACAAGCATCTAGTCCTTTGAGTGCTCAAATATTGGAGTTTTGCGAATCGGAATTATTCCAAGAGACCATACAGAACTCAGATGTTGCATCTGCGTCGAATTGTTGTTACGAAGAACAATCATCTTACGCTAAAGATCTTTCGTTTCCTCATGAGATGATCAAATACCCTGCATCTGTCAGCACTACTGCACCTGCAACCGATAATGGCAATTGTAACTTCGGCACCGTGCTTGACGAAAAACTTATAGAAAATGATATTTCGCTCCCTTTAGATTTTTCAAACCTCCCTCAATATCCTTTTAGTAATCAAGATCAATTTGACCTATCTCTACTCCAAAACAATTTATCACTTACGAATAATGGGCCGATTCCTCAATACTCTCATACAAATGATCAAACTAATGTTTTGTCAATGATGGGACCCATAGTTTGTGAAGACGACTGCCTATCTTCTATGCAACCTTCCAAATGTATGCTTACGAACAACTCTTCATCACATAACGATTGTTTTCTTGATCATCCGTACCTCCCATTAACGAACACCAATCCCCTTTTATCGGTTGAAAGTTGTAGTATTTTCAATGGAAATATGTTGCTGCCTAACGAGATTCAAACACATGATCTAGATTTTCAAGGCGATAGCGCTAGCATCGTTTGCCAGGATCCCCTCTCACGTCCGTATAATTCTACTGAACTCCAG GCACTTAGTAATGACAGCCAACATCTAGTCAACAATGGAAGTTCAAGCTGTAATCCTGCATTAGCACCTCCAGAAATCACAAGTTTGGAATCGGAGACTTTTAGAGTGGCGAACAAACTAACCAGCGAAGAACGAAAAGAAAAGATTAACCGATACATGAAAAAAAGACATGAAAGAAACTTCAGCAAGAAAATCAAG TATGCATGCCGAAAAACACTAGCAGACAGCAGGCCTCGAGTGAGAGGAAGATTTGCCAAGAACGACGAATTTGGGGAGCATCACATTAGAAACCCCCATGAAGAAGACACAGAAGAAGATGTGAAATCTATGCAT GTGGTAGTGAAGGAAGAAGATAAATTGGATGCATCTGATATATTTGCACATATAAGTGGAATGAATTCATTCAGATGTAACTACCCAATCCAATCTTGGATTTGA
- the LOC139862240 gene encoding eukaryotic translation initiation factor-like, whose amino-acid sequence MASDGATVDVSVAAAAEQQPHKLDKKWTFWFDNQSKPKQGAAWGNNLRNVYTFDTVEEFWCLYDQVFKPSKLPGNADFHLFKAGIEPKWEDPECANGGKWTVTSSRKAGLETMWCETLMALIGEQFDDADEICGVVASVRQRQDKLSLWTKNAANEAVQMSIGRKWKEIIDVTDKITYNFHDDSKTRTSKGRYSV is encoded by the exons ATGGCGAGTGACGGCGCAACGGTGGATGTTAGCGTAGCTGCGGCGGCTGAACAACAGCCACATAAATTAGATAAGAAGTGGACTTTTTGGTTCGATAATCAATCGAAACCTAAACAGGGTGCTGCTTGGGGTAACAATCTTCGTAATGTCTACACTTTTGATACTGTTGAAGAGTTTTGGTG TTTGTATGATCAAGTATTTAAGCCTAGCAAGCTGCCAGGAAATGCTGATTTCCATTTATTCAAAGCTGGGATTGAGCCCAAATGGGAAGATCCCGAATGTGCTAATGGGGGTAAGTGGACAGTTACCAGTAGCAGAAAAGCTGGCCTCGAGACTATGTGGTGTGAAACT TTAATGGCGTTGATTGGTGAGCAATTTGATGATGCTGATGAAATATGCGGTGTCGTCGCTAGTGTTCGTCAAAGGCAGGATAAGCTTTCTTTATGGACTAAGAATGCAGCTAACGAGGCTGTTCAG ATGAGCATTGGAAGGAAATGGAAGGAAATTATTGATGTGACCGACAAGATTACCTACAACTTCCAT GATGACTCTAAGACTAGAACATCAAAAGGTCGTTATAGCGTATGA
- the LOC139861096 gene encoding long-chain-alcohol oxidase FAO1-like → MYNEKVSDCHFLLRGGRNEDYKNSNFCSSDMQSLTSLCEVILKPLPLNSLDHDDDDDDDDDDDDDNIDHSEKMKQSIQLFSTLSASQYPIPNKVANLMVKRGFFEAVMVVKLVLKLLSSRLGTLFVAGSLCYSEKWPYINKFSEISLDKREQIVQKWLKHSLLTPIRLGFMLIKTLCLLVFFSQVDEKANNPSWEAIGYHPTIKQKHPNDKKTKPLLKGMVEIMNETDETLVTSLIQKGLDVTEELKENVCKINCDVVIVGSGCGGGVAAAQLAKSGKKVVVLEKGNYFSQTDYSQLEGPSLDQLYESGGILPTLDGKVMIHAGSTVGGGSAVNWSASIKTPSSVITEWAEDHKIKFYKSHEYASAMNKVCERIGVTEKCKNESFQNQVLRKGCENLGLKVDDVPQNASEHHDCGSCCFGCRSGDKKGTDSTWLVDAVGNGAVIITGCKAEKFLIKKNQKEENGRKQKCLGVIAQVLNKKIYKRLQIEAKVTISACGSLLTPPLLISSGLKNPNIGKNLHLHPVLMAWGYFPEYESSNLSGKNFEGGILTTMYKSGSENYILEVPSLAPGTFAALCPWVSGKDFKERMLRYSRTAHVFSLVKDSGSGEVKTAGRINYSFNKSDLVNIKTGLKEALRVLIAAGAVEVGTQRSDGQRFKCKGASENEINEFLETVDATDGPMSMVKDWSIYCSAHQMGSCRMGKTEKEGAVDENGESWEAKGLYVCDASILPTAVGVNPMITIQSTAYYLAERIAKVVR, encoded by the exons atgtatAATGAAAAAGTGAGTGATTGCCATTTTTTATTAAGAGGTGGCAGAAATGAAGATTATAAAAACAGCAACTTTTGTTCATCTGATATGCAGAGTTTGACAAGTTTATGTGAGGTGATTCTAAAGCCACTTCCTTTGAATTCacttgatcatgatgatgatgatgatgatgatgatgatgatgatgatgataacatcGATCATAGCGAAAAAATGAAACAATCAATCCAATTATTCTCTACTCTTTCTGCTTCTCAGTATCCAATTCCTAATAAG GTGGCTAATTTAATGGTGAAAAGGGGATTCTTTGAAGCAGTAATGGTTGTTAAATTGGTTTTGAAGTTACTTTCAAGCAGGCTTGGTACACTTTTTGTTGCTGGTTCTCTTTGTTATTCTGAAAAATGGCCATACATAAACAAATTTTCAGAAATTTCTTTGGATAAAAGGGAACAAATTGTGCAGAAATGGTTAAAACATAGTTTATTAACGCCGATCAGGCTCGGATTTATGCTCATCAAGACTCTCTGTCTTTTAGTTTTCTTTTCTCAG GTTGATGAAAAGGCGAATAATCCTTCATGGGAAGCAATTGGTTACCATCCAACCATTAAACAAAAACACCCCAATGATAAAAAGACAAAGCCTTTACTAAAAGGAATGGTGGAAATCATGAATGAAACTGATGAGACACTTGTGACTTCGCTCATTCAAAAAGGTCTTGATGTGACCGAAGAACTTAAAGAAAACGTTTGCAAGATAAATTGTGACGTGGTAATCGTTGGGTCTGGTTGTGGTGGTGGTGTTGCAGCCGCCCAACTTGCTAAATCGGGAAAGAAAGTGGTGGTTCTTgaaaaaggaaactactttagtcaAACAGACTATTCACAATTAGAAGGACCATCGTTGGATCAACTTTATGAATCGGGAGGAATACTTCCTACACTTGATGGGAAAGTAATGATCCACGCTGGATCAACGGTTGGTGGTGGGTCCGCCGTTAATTGGTCTGCAAGCATCAAAACACCATCATCTGTTATAACAGAATGGGCAGAAGACCACAAAATTAAGTTTTACAAGAGCCATGAATATGCTTCTGCGATGAACAAAGTTTGTGAAAGAATTGGTGTTACTGAAAAGTGTAAAAATGAAAGTTTCCAAAATCAAGTTCTCCGAAAAGGGTGTGAGAATCTTGGTTTGAAAGTGGATGATGTCCCTCAAAACGCTTCAGAACATCATGATTGCGGTTCGTGTTGTTTCGGGTGCCGATCAGGAGATAAAAAAGGAACCGATTCGACTTGGTTAGTTGATGCTGTGGGTAACGGTGCCGTCATCATTACTGGATGTAAAGCTGAAAAGTTTTTAATAAAAAAGAACCAGAAAGAAGAAAATGGGAGAAAGCAGAAATGTTTAGGAGTAATCGCACAAGTTTTAAACAAGAAAATATATAAAAGGTTGCAGATTGAAGCTAAAGTGACCATTTCTGCATGTGGGTCATTATTGACACCACCATTACTGATATCTAGCGGGCTAAAAAACCCGAACATTGGTaagaatcttcatcttcatccagTTCTAATGGCGTGGGGTTACTTTCCAGAGTACGAATCATCAAATCTGTCGGGTAAAAACTTTGAAGGGGGGATTCTGACAACTATGTATAAATCAGGGTCAGAAAATTACATTTTGGAAGTCCCTTCTTTAGCACCTGGAACATTTGCTGCATTATGTCCATGGGTGTCGGGAAAAGATTTTAAAGAACGAATGCTGAGATACTCACGAACAGCTCACGTGTTCTCATTGGTTAAAGATTCTGGATCCGGTGAAGTGAAAACAGCAGGAAGGATAAACTATAGTTTCAATAAGTCAGACTTAGTCAACATCAAGACAGGACTAAAAGAAGCGTTACGCGTGTTAATTGCGGCAGGGGCAGTTGAGGTGGGTACTCAAAGAAGTGACGGCCAGAGATTTAAATGTAAAGGCGCTAGTGAAAACGAGATTAATGAATTTTTGGAGACTGTAGATGCAACAGATGGGCCGATGTCGATGGTGAAAGATTGGAGTATTTATTGTTCGGCTCATCAAATGGGAAGTTGCAGAATGGGGAAAACCGAAAAGGAAGGTGCGGTTGATGAAAATGGAGAGAGTTGGGAAGCTAAGGGTCTTTATGTTTGCGATGCGAGTATTTTACCAACGGCGGTTGGTGTGAACCCGATGATTACTATTCAGTCGACAGCGTATTACCTTGCAGAAAGAATTGCAAAAGTAGTTAGATAA